In the genome of Acidiferrobacterales bacterium, one region contains:
- a CDS encoding corrinoid protein produces the protein MFNEVEITDPELQIPQGWESRAPENWEWESLWEAVEYGDHVYTDSRVKEAIEADINPRVILDDGLFPGFNLQADRFSAQVIFIPEMLITARAMKAGLALIRPLLAANAEKPVGTFVIGTVLGDMHDIGQSIVTIMLENAGFNVINLGTDVHPDRFIQTAREESADLVGFSALLSTTVYYQKVTIEEFQNAGDRDKVKILIGGAPTTPDWAEECGADGWGKDAVDAVRLALELMEQPRFAWNADAG, from the coding sequence ATGTTTAATGAAGTTGAAATAACCGATCCGGAACTTCAGATTCCTCAAGGATGGGAGTCCCGGGCACCGGAAAACTGGGAATGGGAATCGCTCTGGGAAGCGGTCGAGTATGGCGATCATGTTTACACCGACTCCAGGGTGAAGGAAGCCATTGAGGCGGACATCAACCCAAGAGTAATTCTGGATGATGGGTTGTTTCCGGGGTTCAACTTACAAGCCGACCGTTTCAGCGCCCAAGTCATATTCATTCCGGAAATGCTGATTACCGCTCGGGCGATGAAAGCGGGTCTGGCACTGATTCGGCCGCTCCTCGCAGCCAATGCGGAAAAGCCGGTCGGCACTTTTGTAATCGGAACAGTACTCGGCGATATGCACGATATCGGACAGTCAATCGTGACGATCATGCTAGAAAACGCAGGTTTCAATGTCATCAATCTGGGTACCGACGTTCATCCTGATCGATTTATTCAGACTGCCCGTGAGGAAAGTGCTGATCTAGTTGGATTCTCCGCATTACTTTCCACAACCGTCTACTACCAAAAGGTAACCATCGAAGAGTTTCAGAATGCCGGCGATCGCGATAAAGTGAAAATTCTGATTGGCGGCGCTCCGACCACTCCGGATTGGGCAGAAGAATGTGGCGCCGATGGCTGGGGCAAGGACGCTGTCGACGCTGTGCGTCTGGCACTCGAGTTGATGGAACAGCCGCGCTTCGCGTGGAATGCAGATGCTGGATAA
- a CDS encoding ASKHA domain-containing protein yields MLDKISVTFNNSDNNTQRTVQAERDLTILDAARAAGVEIDATCGSRGRCRSCRVKILKGDTPPPTVQDTIQLGHDEVQEGFRLSCQTRMLGDTIILPMPPKAEEGHQILESAGSGADNAHLQLDCGIAKTLVKANAPVEEHHQTSDVEEIVAAMSGLTDESVPLDVIREIPQMLRKERGNITVATFNGKIIDVEAGDTTDHVYGMAFDIGTTSVVGTLLDLHTGEQLASAGGVNAQSVYGGDLMSRIAYAQFDQSKLSTLRAKILNQVNKYVRQCSREAKIDPRHIYKIVVVGNTCMHHIFLGIDVSYVGLAPYAPVVRDNVTFPASDLPLKGAPNAQICMLPIIAGFVGADTVGCILSTRIYESDEIRALVDIGTNGEVVMGSRERLTACSAPAGPALEGAQIRDGMRGAMGAIEKVEISDDFECSVIGDVPAIGICGSGLIDAAAKMIESKVMDCNGKMRKHDLECLPEKIRCRLARGSNQSFEFVLVWEDDSGRNQNIAVTQADVRQLQLAKSAIYSGIRMLQSVMHVSDDEITELMLCGGFGNYVNIESAKTIRLLPDLRHEHISYIGNAALLGAQMALLSETERLNASEIIKQIEHVALAARPDFQDIFIDSMAFKGDSFTPPKSSSRKRKQGRSRQTI; encoded by the coding sequence ATGCTGGATAAGATTTCAGTCACTTTCAACAACTCCGACAATAATACGCAACGAACGGTTCAAGCTGAACGCGACCTGACCATCCTTGATGCCGCTCGGGCGGCTGGAGTCGAAATTGACGCGACTTGCGGATCCAGAGGACGGTGCAGAAGTTGCCGGGTCAAGATTCTGAAGGGCGATACCCCGCCGCCGACCGTTCAGGACACGATCCAACTGGGACACGACGAGGTTCAGGAAGGTTTCCGACTATCCTGCCAAACCAGGATGCTCGGCGACACGATCATCCTTCCGATGCCGCCCAAAGCAGAAGAAGGCCACCAGATTCTCGAGTCCGCGGGCTCAGGTGCCGACAACGCACACCTTCAACTTGACTGCGGCATAGCCAAGACACTCGTCAAGGCCAATGCCCCGGTGGAGGAACATCACCAGACTTCAGACGTCGAGGAGATTGTAGCCGCCATGTCCGGTCTCACCGACGAGTCAGTTCCCTTGGATGTGATCCGAGAAATACCACAAATGCTACGCAAGGAACGCGGGAACATTACAGTCGCCACATTCAATGGAAAAATTATCGACGTTGAGGCGGGAGACACCACCGACCATGTTTACGGCATGGCATTCGACATCGGTACAACGAGCGTGGTCGGCACACTGTTGGACCTGCACACTGGCGAACAACTCGCCTCCGCCGGCGGTGTCAATGCCCAATCCGTCTATGGCGGTGACCTCATGTCGCGCATCGCCTATGCCCAGTTTGATCAGAGCAAGCTGTCGACGCTGCGTGCAAAAATCCTCAATCAGGTCAACAAATACGTCCGTCAATGCAGTCGTGAGGCGAAAATCGACCCTCGGCACATCTACAAGATTGTCGTGGTGGGAAACACCTGTATGCATCACATCTTCCTTGGCATCGATGTCTCTTATGTCGGACTTGCGCCCTATGCGCCGGTCGTCCGAGACAACGTCACATTTCCAGCATCTGATCTGCCGCTGAAAGGCGCACCGAATGCCCAGATCTGTATGTTGCCGATCATCGCAGGATTTGTCGGAGCCGATACGGTGGGCTGTATCCTTTCCACCCGAATCTACGAGAGTGATGAAATTCGCGCACTGGTTGATATTGGAACGAACGGCGAAGTCGTCATGGGATCAAGGGAGCGACTGACCGCGTGTTCCGCTCCGGCAGGACCCGCACTTGAGGGAGCACAGATTCGAGATGGAATGCGCGGGGCGATGGGAGCGATCGAAAAAGTCGAAATCAGTGATGATTTTGAATGTTCAGTCATCGGTGATGTTCCGGCAATCGGTATCTGTGGTTCAGGACTGATCGATGCCGCCGCCAAAATGATTGAAAGCAAGGTCATGGATTGCAACGGAAAGATGCGCAAGCATGACCTTGAATGTTTGCCCGAGAAGATTCGCTGCAGACTGGCCAGAGGAAGTAATCAATCGTTTGAGTTCGTGCTGGTTTGGGAAGACGATTCCGGAAGGAACCAGAACATCGCGGTCACTCAGGCAGATGTGAGGCAATTGCAGCTGGCGAAGAGCGCCATCTATTCCGGAATCCGTATGCTTCAGTCGGTCATGCATGTGTCGGATGACGAGATCACCGAACTGATGCTATGCGGCGGCTTCGGAAATTACGTCAATATCGAGAGCGCAAAAACCATCAGATTGTTACCGGACCTCAGACACGAGCATATTTCCTACATCGGAAACGCAGCCTTGCTTGGTGCCCAGATGGCCTTGCTGTCAGAGACTGAACGCCTTAACGCCTCTGAAATCATAAAACAGATAGAGCATGTCGCTCTCGCCGCAAGACCGGATTTTCAGGATATATTTATTGATTCAATGGCATTCAAGGGTGACTCCTTCACCCCGCCCAAATCCAGCAGCCGCAAACGAAAACAAGGCCGATCAAGACAAACGATATAA
- a CDS encoding GTP-binding protein yields MSNIPQIYLLFGFLGAGKTTLVRNLLDSADLDIPTAVIVNEFGSVGIDGEILQGKSIDTIELASGCICCTLRGSLLNAIEELAHDKGARRIVVEATGVADPEDMLDDLEDPSIRVKFDVAPIVTVVDSANFEKIRSMLGEFYESQVINADIVILNKIDLGTTEGLESVAREVKSLNDQAEIRFAEHCDIESSLIFSERTTAQFAQYDAHEHSHHHEHNHDHAHIHAHDHAHESMTSLVFQPRRDLSKYEFERFCGELPDRVWRMKGYMLLDEQPVLIHYSAGSLDITDSQSRDNYRMVVIGEELDECQLELGLGRTIAAAVA; encoded by the coding sequence TTGTCGAACATCCCTCAAATTTACCTGCTCTTCGGATTCCTCGGCGCTGGCAAGACAACGCTGGTGAGAAACCTGTTGGACTCCGCCGATTTGGATATACCGACAGCCGTTATCGTTAACGAATTCGGTTCCGTGGGAATCGACGGTGAGATCTTACAGGGCAAGTCTATCGATACAATCGAACTTGCATCCGGATGTATCTGCTGTACACTCAGAGGATCTTTACTCAATGCCATCGAAGAGTTGGCGCATGACAAAGGCGCTAGACGCATCGTCGTCGAAGCAACCGGTGTGGCAGACCCTGAAGACATGCTGGACGACCTTGAAGACCCATCCATCAGGGTCAAGTTTGACGTCGCACCGATCGTAACTGTCGTCGATTCCGCTAATTTTGAAAAAATTCGCTCGATGCTCGGCGAGTTTTACGAATCGCAAGTGATTAATGCCGATATTGTCATCTTGAACAAAATCGACCTGGGCACGACCGAAGGACTTGAAAGCGTAGCTCGTGAGGTGAAGTCACTGAACGATCAGGCCGAAATCAGATTTGCTGAACATTGCGATATCGAATCCAGTCTGATTTTTTCTGAGCGGACAACGGCGCAATTCGCACAGTACGATGCTCACGAACACTCGCATCATCACGAGCACAATCACGATCATGCACACATTCATGCTCACGATCATGCTCACGAATCAATGACTTCGCTCGTTTTCCAACCTCGCAGAGACCTGTCAAAGTATGAATTCGAGCGATTTTGCGGCGAATTGCCCGATAGGGTCTGGCGAATGAAAGGATATATGCTGTTGGACGAGCAACCGGTGTTGATACACTATAGCGCTGGCAGTCTTGACATTACCGATTCGCAGTCCCGGGATAATTATCGAATGGTGGTGATCGGCGAGGAACTTGACGAGTGCCAATTGGAGCTTGGATTAGGCCGGACGATCGCAGCCGCGGTCGCCTAA
- a CDS encoding GntR family transcriptional regulator, which produces MNTSTQASLASKAYDQLVTQITRLHLQPGSVLAEKSLVDTLNIGRTPVREALQRLAIEGLVVHRLNRGMFVSEITYSNIQEVYEFRSLIDARACRLAAIRASEDQKAELMKIHKSLADATQRDDIDAYVELDREYYRVLCAACGNSFVAETIPKIFNLHLRLWFYLSKKLGSWHSIAEAHEVMTQEVSEAIYDCDPDRAEIAMLNYISQRQHDLRKIF; this is translated from the coding sequence ATGAACACCTCAACCCAGGCATCGTTGGCCAGCAAAGCCTACGATCAATTGGTGACTCAGATTACAAGATTGCACTTGCAGCCCGGTTCGGTACTTGCTGAAAAGTCGCTGGTTGATACTCTCAATATCGGCCGCACACCGGTTCGCGAAGCGCTCCAGAGATTGGCGATCGAAGGACTGGTGGTCCACAGACTCAATCGTGGAATGTTCGTTTCAGAAATCACCTACTCGAACATCCAGGAAGTCTATGAATTCAGGAGTCTGATTGATGCAAGAGCCTGTCGATTGGCGGCGATACGGGCCAGCGAAGATCAGAAGGCTGAGTTGATGAAAATTCATAAGTCTCTCGCCGATGCCACGCAGCGGGACGACATTGATGCATATGTTGAACTCGACAGGGAATACTATCGTGTTCTGTGCGCTGCCTGCGGCAACTCTTTCGTGGCGGAGACCATACCGAAGATATTCAATCTTCACCTGCGGTTATGGTTTTACCTCTCCAAAAAGTTGGGTTCCTGGCATTCCATCGCTGAGGCTCATGAGGTGATGACTCAGGAGGTATCGGAGGCAATCTATGACTGCGACCCGGACCGTGCTGAAATCGCCATGTTGAACTACATCTCCCAACGCCAGCACGACCTGCGAAAAATATTCTAA
- the aprB gene encoding adenylyl-sulfate reductase subunit beta, whose translation MPTFVYMTRCDGCGHCVDICPSDIMHIDKTYRRAVNIEPNMCWECYSCVKACPQNAIDCRGYADFAPLGHSVRVLREEEKGTISWRIKFRDGREKNFVSPITTEPWGEKIPRLADLEVPTQEALESQLLCYEPNALNIETGLPTIDKDKFKQGVYY comes from the coding sequence ATGCCGACATTTGTATATATGACCCGTTGTGATGGCTGTGGCCACTGTGTCGACATCTGTCCATCTGACATCATGCACATTGACAAGACCTACCGACGGGCTGTCAACATCGAACCGAATATGTGCTGGGAGTGCTACTCGTGTGTGAAAGCATGTCCCCAGAACGCCATCGATTGCCGGGGTTACGCCGATTTTGCACCACTCGGACACAGTGTCCGGGTGTTGAGAGAAGAGGAGAAAGGAACAATTTCCTGGCGTATCAAGTTTCGAGACGGTCGGGAGAAGAACTTCGTTTCTCCGATCACTACTGAGCCATGGGGTGAGAAAATCCCGCGACTCGCGGATCTTGAGGTGCCGACACAAGAAGCCCTTGAGTCACAGTTGCTGTGCTACGAGCCGAACGCCCTGAATATTGAGACGGGATTGCCCACCATCGACAAGGATAAATTCAAGCAAGGAGTCTACTATTGA
- the aprA gene encoding adenylyl-sulfate reductase subunit alpha, with protein sequence MKVKTKYVDCDILVVGGGMGGTGAAYEARYWGRDLKIVVAEKANIDRSGAVAQGLYAINCYMGMQWDENQPEDHVRYARNDLMGMVREDLAYDMARHVDSTVHKFEEWGLPLMRDPETGRYQREGKWQIMIHGESYKPIVAEAARKSADEIYNRIMVTHLLSDESQPNRIGGAVGFNVRTGDYYVFRAKAVIVGAGGASHIFKPRSVGEGMGRTWYAPWSSASAYALPIMVGAKMTQMENRIVLCRFKDGYGPVGAYFLHLKTYTQNAYGEEYESKWYEHTKQLVGEYIDHHPTPTCLRNHAFIEEMKAGRGPIHMVTKEAFQDPHKEVIGWENFLGMTVGQAVVWASQDIDPKYINPELTTSEPYVMGSHATCSGAWASGPEDVSPEEYYWGYNRMMTVDGLFGAGDALGGTAHAFSSGSFTEGRLAAKAAVRYIRDHANDQIKISEKQYNDLKSIIYKPLENFSVGRNEIVGGTVSPSYILPIHGLQRLEKIMDEYAGGISNNYMTNEPMLLRGLHLLHTLQEDLNHIGAEDLHQLQRAWELAHRVIASESVVRHTLFREETRWPGYYYRGDFMKLDDDNWHALTLSRRDPQSGEWTMEKAPVYHIVD encoded by the coding sequence ATGAAAGTGAAAACGAAATATGTAGACTGCGACATTCTGGTTGTCGGCGGCGGTATGGGCGGCACCGGTGCGGCTTATGAAGCTCGCTACTGGGGTCGGGACCTCAAGATCGTCGTAGCGGAAAAGGCCAATATCGATCGCTCTGGCGCTGTAGCTCAGGGTTTATATGCCATCAACTGCTATATGGGAATGCAATGGGATGAGAATCAACCCGAAGATCACGTACGTTACGCACGCAATGACCTGATGGGAATGGTCAGGGAAGACCTTGCCTACGATATGGCACGACACGTCGACTCGACCGTACACAAGTTCGAGGAGTGGGGATTGCCGCTGATGCGCGACCCTGAAACCGGTCGCTATCAGCGCGAGGGCAAGTGGCAGATCATGATACACGGTGAGAGCTACAAGCCAATTGTGGCTGAGGCGGCCCGCAAGTCCGCGGACGAAATCTACAACCGCATCATGGTAACCCACCTTTTATCTGACGAAAGCCAACCGAACAGAATCGGCGGAGCGGTGGGATTCAACGTGCGTACAGGTGACTATTATGTGTTCCGCGCCAAGGCTGTGATCGTAGGCGCTGGGGGTGCATCTCATATCTTCAAGCCGCGCTCTGTCGGTGAGGGAATGGGGAGGACCTGGTATGCTCCATGGAGCTCAGCTTCCGCCTATGCCTTGCCAATCATGGTCGGTGCGAAAATGACCCAGATGGAAAATCGCATCGTGTTGTGCCGGTTCAAGGACGGGTATGGTCCTGTCGGCGCTTATTTCCTGCACCTTAAAACCTACACCCAGAACGCATACGGCGAGGAATACGAATCCAAGTGGTATGAACATACCAAACAACTTGTCGGTGAGTATATCGACCATCACCCGACTCCGACATGTCTCAGAAATCACGCTTTTATTGAGGAAATGAAGGCGGGGCGAGGCCCGATTCACATGGTCACCAAAGAAGCGTTTCAAGATCCGCACAAGGAAGTCATCGGTTGGGAGAATTTTCTGGGAATGACAGTCGGACAAGCGGTAGTCTGGGCTTCCCAGGATATCGATCCGAAGTACATCAATCCGGAACTGACCACTTCAGAGCCTTACGTCATGGGATCTCATGCAACCTGTTCAGGTGCATGGGCCAGCGGACCGGAAGATGTCTCGCCGGAAGAATATTATTGGGGCTACAACCGAATGATGACTGTTGATGGACTGTTTGGTGCCGGTGATGCACTCGGTGGTACCGCACATGCGTTCTCCTCCGGATCCTTCACGGAAGGCCGGCTGGCAGCCAAGGCGGCAGTGAGATACATTCGCGATCATGCCAACGATCAGATAAAGATTTCGGAAAAACAGTACAACGACCTGAAATCCATTATTTACAAGCCTCTTGAGAACTTTTCTGTCGGGCGTAACGAAATAGTCGGAGGTACGGTTTCTCCCAGCTATATCCTGCCAATCCATGGATTGCAGCGACTGGAAAAGATTATGGATGAATATGCGGGCGGTATCAGCAATAACTACATGACCAACGAGCCGATGTTGCTGCGCGGGCTGCATCTGCTCCATACCCTGCAGGAAGATCTCAATCACATCGGTGCCGAAGACCTGCACCAATTGCAACGAGCCTGGGAACTGGCACATCGCGTCATCGCTTCCGAGTCTGTGGTCAGGCACACCCTGTTCCGTGAGGAGACCCGTTGGCCCGGGTACTACTATCGCGGGGACTTCATGAAGCTGGATGATGACAACTGGCATGCGCTGACCCTGTCCCGACGAGATCCCCAATCGGGTGAGTGGACGATGGAAAAAGCCCCGGTTTACCACATCGTAGATTGA
- a CDS encoding tetratricopeptide repeat protein has protein sequence MDTAIRACISPDVHPSRITGILRNATARLSAAGDILDLISSNPATENTLAKAAQTQKQALENGEFVSLREFASQLTTLEQLAATDQPHTRAAVIECQALIAASMQNHQSAAELCRYGSEIADLEYAQKWCLLHLQAILLAEHGQLFEDDTSLQAAIELLKTTILPLAEESADSQNMARSHSTLGNVLGMIGQRRRGTRHLEEAIKAFEEALDQISPDIAPAMWAGVQNSLGNALGSLGQRSSDDNLLRQSIEAFEQALTRQSESSCASDWASTMNNLAAVQQSLGCSQNDAKVLKQSVESYKAVLRVWTRADMPLDWATTMDNLGTALRNLGEHRRGPGTLKQAVAAYRSALAERQRELVPDDWAKTQNNLGAALQKLAQREESSEIMQRATESYEQSLAEWTREKTPLTWAFTIANLGVARREVAQMTGDIETADKAVEEIGAAVDFFRGASHAQYTELGEEQLSKARMLLATLVAEKDSGAAGGNTSAVDDVNTA, from the coding sequence ATGGATACGGCGATTCGTGCCTGCATCAGTCCGGATGTCCATCCCTCCCGGATAACTGGAATTCTACGAAACGCAACTGCTCGGCTTTCGGCAGCAGGCGATATCCTTGACCTGATCTCCAGCAATCCGGCAACAGAAAACACACTCGCGAAAGCGGCCCAAACACAGAAACAAGCTCTGGAAAATGGTGAATTCGTGTCTCTGCGCGAATTCGCATCGCAACTGACCACGTTGGAGCAACTCGCGGCGACGGACCAGCCGCATACGCGAGCAGCGGTAATCGAGTGCCAGGCACTGATCGCCGCATCAATGCAGAACCACCAATCGGCAGCGGAACTTTGCCGGTACGGTTCGGAAATTGCCGATCTGGAATACGCTCAAAAATGGTGTCTTTTGCATCTGCAGGCAATTCTTCTGGCGGAGCACGGCCAGCTATTCGAAGACGACACGTCACTTCAAGCGGCGATCGAATTGCTGAAAACCACAATCTTGCCGTTGGCGGAAGAATCCGCAGACTCACAAAACATGGCAAGAAGCCATTCCACATTGGGAAACGTTCTAGGCATGATCGGACAACGTCGCAGGGGGACCCGCCATCTTGAGGAAGCCATCAAGGCATTTGAAGAGGCGTTGGATCAAATCAGTCCCGACATCGCTCCGGCGATGTGGGCAGGCGTACAGAACAGTCTGGGGAATGCACTGGGCTCGTTGGGGCAACGTTCGTCAGACGACAACCTGCTGAGGCAATCGATTGAAGCTTTCGAACAAGCGCTTACCCGGCAAAGTGAATCGTCATGCGCCAGCGACTGGGCATCCACAATGAATAATCTGGCAGCTGTGCAGCAGTCACTTGGCTGTAGCCAGAACGACGCCAAAGTACTGAAACAGTCGGTCGAATCCTATAAAGCGGTACTTCGGGTATGGACGCGAGCCGACATGCCTCTGGATTGGGCGACCACTATGGACAATCTCGGCACCGCACTTCGTAATCTAGGCGAGCATCGTCGAGGTCCTGGCACACTGAAACAGGCAGTGGCAGCATATAGGAGTGCGCTCGCAGAGCGTCAGCGAGAATTGGTACCCGACGATTGGGCGAAGACTCAAAACAACCTCGGAGCGGCACTGCAGAAGCTTGCGCAGCGGGAAGAAAGTTCCGAGATCATGCAAAGAGCCACCGAATCTTACGAACAATCCCTGGCTGAATGGACTCGTGAGAAAACACCTCTCACCTGGGCGTTCACAATCGCGAATCTGGGCGTCGCGCGGCGCGAAGTCGCACAGATGACGGGGGATATCGAAACCGCTGACAAGGCTGTGGAAGAGATTGGTGCCGCGGTCGATTTCTTTCGCGGTGCCAGTCACGCGCAGTACACGGAACTCGGGGAAGAGCAGCTTTCCAAGGCCCGTATGCTACTGGCGACACTGGTTGCAGAAAAAGACTCCGGAGCCGCGGGAGGCAACACATCTGCGGTCGACGACGTGAACACCGCATGA